A section of the Rhizomicrobium sp. genome encodes:
- a CDS encoding NADP-dependent malic enzyme — protein MSNIKKPSFTRDEALAFHAQGKPGKLEITPTKPMATQRDLSLAYSPGVAVPVLAIAENPDLAYDYTSKGNMVAVISNGTAILGLGDLGALASKPVMEGKAVLFKRFADVDSIDLEVDTSDVEQFIGAVRYLGPSFGGINLEDIKAPDCFVIEERLREMMDIPVFHDDQHGTAIISTAGIINAMHLTGRKFEDLKVVVNGAGAAGIACLELLKSMGLPSANAILCDSKGVVYRGRTEGMNQWKSAHAVETKARTLEDAVKGSDVFLGLSVKGAMTQEMVMSMRKAPIIFAMANPDPEITPEEVKAVRSDAIVATGRSDYPNQVNNVLGFPYIFRGALDVRARTINEAMKIAAAEALAELAREDVPDEVAAAYRGARPEYGPDYIIPVPFDPRLISRVSRAVAEAAIRTGVARREIKDLDAYSFQLSARLDPSAALFQRITASVRANPKRVVFAEGEEESVIRAAAAFQNSGLGKAILVGREEIIKNGIRRAGLDEHGLEIRVPHSAQDAQPYIEFLFKRLQRRGVLYRDAVRMVTNDRNVYASAMLAQGDADAMVTGVTRNYAAALTDVRLVLDPPKGERPIGVMLIFARGRLVFVADTSVHEMPTSEELADIAVQAAGVARRFGFTPRVALLASSTFGFPRSERSERIVEAVHILDERHVDFEYDGEIAVDVALDREKMLLYPFCRLTDTANVLIMPAIHSAAISTRLLSQLGGVTMMGPLLIGLEKSVQIAPLGAKMSEIYNAAVIAAL, from the coding sequence ATGTCCAACATCAAGAAGCCCTCTTTCACCAGGGACGAAGCCCTCGCCTTTCACGCCCAGGGAAAGCCCGGAAAGCTCGAGATCACGCCGACCAAGCCGATGGCGACGCAGCGCGACCTGTCGCTCGCCTATTCGCCCGGCGTGGCGGTGCCCGTGCTGGCGATCGCGGAGAATCCCGATCTCGCCTATGACTATACGTCGAAAGGCAACATGGTGGCCGTGATCTCCAACGGCACGGCGATCCTGGGGCTGGGCGATCTGGGCGCGCTGGCGTCCAAGCCGGTGATGGAGGGCAAGGCGGTGCTGTTCAAGCGCTTCGCCGACGTCGATTCCATCGACCTGGAGGTCGACACCTCCGACGTCGAGCAATTCATCGGCGCGGTGCGCTATCTCGGCCCCTCCTTCGGCGGCATCAACCTGGAGGACATCAAGGCACCGGACTGCTTCGTCATCGAGGAACGGCTGCGCGAGATGATGGACATTCCCGTCTTCCACGACGACCAGCACGGCACCGCGATCATCTCCACCGCCGGCATCATCAATGCGATGCACCTGACGGGGCGCAAATTCGAGGACCTCAAGGTCGTGGTGAACGGCGCGGGCGCGGCGGGTATCGCCTGCCTCGAACTGCTCAAATCCATGGGCCTGCCGAGCGCCAATGCGATCCTGTGCGATTCCAAGGGCGTGGTCTATCGCGGCCGCACCGAGGGCATGAACCAGTGGAAGTCGGCGCATGCGGTGGAGACCAAGGCGCGGACGCTGGAAGACGCGGTCAAGGGCTCGGACGTGTTCCTCGGCCTGTCGGTCAAGGGCGCGATGACCCAGGAGATGGTGATGTCGATGCGCAAGGCGCCGATCATCTTCGCCATGGCCAATCCCGATCCGGAGATCACGCCGGAGGAGGTGAAGGCGGTGCGCTCCGACGCCATCGTCGCCACCGGACGCAGCGACTATCCCAACCAGGTGAACAACGTGTTGGGCTTTCCCTACATATTTCGCGGAGCACTCGACGTGCGGGCGCGGACCATCAACGAGGCGATGAAGATCGCCGCCGCCGAGGCGCTGGCGGAGCTGGCGCGCGAGGACGTGCCGGACGAGGTCGCCGCCGCCTATCGCGGCGCGCGCCCGGAATACGGGCCGGACTACATCATCCCGGTGCCGTTCGATCCGCGCCTGATCAGCCGCGTGTCGCGCGCGGTGGCGGAAGCGGCGATCAGGACCGGCGTGGCGCGGCGCGAGATCAAGGACCTCGACGCCTATTCCTTCCAGCTTTCGGCGCGGCTCGATCCCTCCGCCGCGCTGTTCCAGCGCATCACAGCCAGCGTGCGGGCCAATCCCAAGCGCGTCGTGTTCGCGGAGGGCGAGGAGGAATCGGTGATCCGCGCCGCCGCCGCGTTCCAGAACTCCGGCCTCGGCAAGGCGATCCTGGTGGGGCGCGAGGAGATCATCAAGAACGGCATCCGCCGCGCCGGCCTCGACGAGCACGGGCTGGAGATCCGCGTGCCGCATTCGGCGCAGGACGCCCAACCCTATATCGAATTCCTCTTCAAGCGGCTGCAGCGGCGCGGCGTGCTCTATCGCGACGCGGTGCGCATGGTGACCAACGACCGCAACGTCTATGCGAGCGCGATGCTGGCGCAGGGCGATGCCGACGCGATGGTGACGGGCGTGACGCGGAACTATGCCGCGGCGCTGACCGATGTGCGCCTGGTGCTCGATCCGCCCAAGGGCGAGCGGCCGATCGGCGTGATGCTGATCTTCGCGCGCGGCAGGCTGGTGTTCGTCGCCGATACCTCGGTGCACGAGATGCCGACGAGCGAGGAGCTGGCCGACATCGCGGTGCAGGCGGCCGGCGTGGCGCGGCGCTTCGGCTTCACGCCGCGCGTGGCGCTGCTCGCGTCCTCGACCTTCGGCTTTCCGCGCAGCGAGCGCTCGGAGCGCATCGTCGAGGCGGTGCACATCCTGGACGAGCGCCATGTCGATTTCGAATATGACGGCGAGATCGCGGTGGACGTGGCGCTCGACCGCGAGAAGATGCTGCTCTATCCGTTCTGCCGGCTGACCGACACGGCGAACGTCCTGATCATGCCGGCGATCCATTCGGCGGCGATCTCGACCCGGCTCCTGTCGCAGCTCGGCGGCGTGACGATGATGGGGCCGCTTCTGATCGGGCTGGAGAAATCGGTGCAGATCGCCCCGCTCGGCGCCAAGATGAGCGAGATCTACAACGCGGCGGTGATCGCGGCGCTTTAG
- a CDS encoding type II toxin-antitoxin system VapC family toxin has protein sequence MAVLVDSNVLLDILVPDPVWSAVSSAALLDALDRGRVVINLVIYAEMSVGYDSPELADDAIPSAIEREIVPYEAAFLAGKAFARYRRRGGVRRSPLPDFFIGAHAAVGGYRLLTRDPSRYRTYFPSVPLIAP, from the coding sequence GTGGCGGTTCTTGTCGACAGCAATGTCCTTCTCGACATTCTGGTTCCGGATCCTGTTTGGTCGGCGGTTTCATCTGCCGCACTGCTGGATGCGCTCGATCGCGGACGCGTGGTCATCAATCTGGTGATCTACGCCGAAATGTCGGTCGGCTATGACAGTCCGGAGCTGGCCGACGACGCGATACCATCCGCCATCGAGCGTGAGATCGTTCCGTACGAGGCGGCATTCCTCGCCGGCAAGGCCTTCGCGCGATATCGCAGACGCGGCGGCGTCCGTCGCTCGCCGCTGCCGGATTTCTTCATCGGAGCGCATGCGGCGGTCGGCGGCTATCGGCTCCTGACGCGTGATCCTAGCCGCTATCGAACCTATTTTCCGTCCGTGCCGCTCATTGCGCCCTAA
- a CDS encoding AbrB/MazE/SpoVT family DNA-binding domain-containing protein, producing MRITSKGQVTIPAHIREKAGLLPDTEVDFAYEGKDRVVLFRAKKPKGKTRGEKVVEHMRRFAKAHPIRMTTDEIMALTRGDD from the coding sequence ATGCGCATCACCAGCAAGGGCCAGGTCACGATCCCGGCCCATATCCGCGAAAAAGCCGGGCTTCTTCCGGACACGGAAGTCGACTTCGCCTATGAAGGGAAGGATCGGGTGGTGCTCTTCCGCGCCAAGAAGCCCAAAGGCAAGACCCGCGGCGAGAAGGTCGTCGAGCATATGCGGCGTTTCGCCAAGGCGCATCCGATCCGCATGACAACCGACGAGATCATGGCGCTTACGCGCGGCGACGACTGA
- a CDS encoding M20 family metallopeptidase has product MTVPAFIERIWEDDILPVLTDYIRIPNKSPHFDPQWEAHGHMERAVAMFEAWARKKLAAVAGATLEVVRLKGRTPLIFIEIPGEAKGTVLLYGHLDKQPEMKGWAEGTGPWTPVFKDDKLYGRGGADDGYAMFASLAAILNLRDEKKDHARCVICIEACEESGSYDLPFYIDHLSDRIGTPDLVVCLDSGCGNYDQLWLTTSLRGIAMGNLTVRVLTEGVHSGDASGIVPSSFRIARTLLSRIEDEKTGTILLDELFVQVPPDRLEQARASAAILGDEVYTKLPLAGATKPMASDLTELILNRTWRPQLAVTAMDGYPLPEDGGNVLLPYTVAKLSIRLPPTCDAERATQAIKAKLEAEAPYGAEVEFDADAGQTGWNAPALAPWLAASLKKASEAHFGRPVAFMGEGGSIPFMAMLGEKYPKTQFVVTGVLGPKSNAHGPNEFLHVPTAKKVTACIADVLADHAGRQP; this is encoded by the coding sequence ATGACCGTGCCCGCCTTCATCGAACGCATCTGGGAAGACGACATCCTTCCCGTCCTGACCGACTATATCCGCATCCCCAACAAGTCGCCGCATTTCGACCCGCAATGGGAGGCGCACGGCCATATGGAGCGCGCCGTCGCCATGTTCGAAGCCTGGGCACGCAAGAAGCTCGCGGCCGTCGCGGGCGCCACGCTGGAGGTGGTGCGCCTCAAGGGCCGCACGCCGCTGATCTTCATCGAGATCCCGGGCGAGGCGAAGGGCACGGTGCTGCTCTACGGCCATCTCGACAAGCAGCCGGAGATGAAGGGCTGGGCCGAGGGGACCGGGCCGTGGACGCCGGTGTTCAAGGACGACAAGCTCTATGGCCGCGGCGGCGCCGATGACGGCTATGCGATGTTCGCCTCGCTGGCTGCGATCCTGAATCTGCGCGACGAGAAAAAGGACCATGCGCGCTGCGTGATCTGCATCGAGGCGTGCGAGGAATCGGGCAGCTACGATCTGCCGTTCTACATCGATCACTTAAGCGACCGCATCGGCACGCCCGATCTCGTCGTGTGCCTGGATTCCGGCTGCGGCAATTACGACCAGCTCTGGCTGACCACCAGCCTGCGCGGCATCGCGATGGGAAACCTGACCGTCCGTGTGCTGACGGAAGGCGTGCATTCGGGCGACGCCAGCGGCATCGTGCCGTCGTCCTTCCGCATCGCGCGCACGCTGCTGAGCCGCATCGAGGACGAGAAGACGGGCACGATCCTGCTCGACGAGCTGTTCGTGCAGGTGCCGCCGGACCGGCTGGAGCAGGCGCGCGCCTCCGCCGCGATCCTCGGCGACGAGGTCTATACCAAGCTGCCGCTGGCCGGCGCGACCAAGCCGATGGCATCCGACCTGACCGAGCTGATCCTGAACCGCACCTGGCGGCCGCAGCTCGCGGTGACCGCGATGGACGGCTATCCGCTGCCCGAGGACGGCGGCAATGTGCTGTTGCCCTATACCGTCGCCAAGCTGTCGATCCGCCTGCCGCCGACCTGCGACGCCGAGCGCGCGACCCAGGCGATCAAGGCGAAGCTGGAGGCCGAGGCGCCCTACGGCGCCGAGGTCGAATTCGACGCCGATGCCGGCCAGACGGGCTGGAACGCGCCGGCGCTGGCGCCCTGGCTGGCGGCTTCCTTGAAGAAGGCGAGCGAGGCGCATTTCGGCCGGCCGGTGGCGTTCATGGGCGAAGGCGGCTCGATCCCGTTCATGGCGATGCTGGGGGAGAAATATCCCAAGACGCAGTTCGTCGTGACGGGCGTGCTGGGGCCGAAGTCCAACGCGCACGGGCCGAACGAATTCCTGCACGTGCCCACGGCAAAGAAGGTGACGGCCTGCATCGCCGACGTGCTGGCGGATCACGCGGGGCGCCAACCGTAG